A window of the Dongshaea marina genome harbors these coding sequences:
- a CDS encoding PrkA family serine protein kinase: MGIFEHYQQRYEEAREEELTLQEFLNLCKEDRLCYASAAERLLAAIGDPEMVDTSLDPRLSRIFSNRIIARYPAFKDFYGMEDAIEQIVSYLKHSAQGLEEKKQILYLLGPVGGGKSSLAEKLKALMQKMPIYRIKGSPVSDHPFCLFNEEEDGELLEKEYGIPRRYLRPIMSPWAAKRLHEYGGDITKFKVEKVHPSILDQIAVSKTEPGDENNQDISSLVGKVDIRQLEHFAQDDADAYSYSGALCKSNQGLMEFVEMFKAPIKVLHPLLTATQEGNYNGTEGLSALPFDGIILAHSNESEWQHFRNNKNNEAFLDRVFIVKVPYCLRCSEEVKIYEKLLRNSELTDAKCAPGTLKLLANFSVLSRLKNPENSSIYSKMRVYDGESLKDTDPKAKSYQEYRDFSGIDEGMNGLSTRFAFKILSRVFNFDHTEVAANPVHLFYVLEQQIEREQFPQETHDRYLEFIKGYLTPKYVEFIGKEIQTAYLESYSEYGQNIFDRYVTYADFWIQDQEYRDPETGQLFDRAALNNELEKIEKPAGISNPKDFRNEIVNFVLRARANNAGKNPKWTSYEKLRTVIEKKMFSNTEELLPVISFNSKTSTEEQKKHDDFVARMMEKGYTRKQVRLLSDWYLRVRKSS; encoded by the coding sequence GGTGATCCCGAGATGGTAGACACCTCGCTGGATCCACGTCTGAGCCGCATCTTCTCCAACCGTATTATCGCACGCTACCCGGCGTTCAAAGACTTCTACGGTATGGAAGATGCGATTGAGCAGATCGTTTCCTATCTCAAACACTCCGCCCAGGGGCTGGAAGAGAAGAAACAGATCCTCTATCTGCTGGGTCCGGTGGGCGGCGGTAAGTCCTCTCTGGCCGAGAAGTTAAAGGCATTAATGCAAAAGATGCCAATCTATCGCATCAAGGGCTCACCGGTGAGCGATCACCCCTTCTGCCTGTTCAATGAAGAGGAGGATGGTGAGCTCCTGGAAAAAGAGTATGGGATCCCGCGTCGTTACCTGCGCCCCATCATGTCGCCCTGGGCGGCTAAGCGCCTGCACGAATATGGCGGCGACATCACCAAGTTCAAGGTCGAGAAGGTCCACCCATCGATCCTGGATCAGATCGCGGTCTCCAAGACAGAGCCCGGCGATGAGAACAACCAGGATATCTCCTCCCTGGTCGGTAAGGTTGATATTCGCCAGCTGGAACACTTTGCTCAGGATGACGCCGATGCCTACAGCTACTCCGGCGCCCTGTGTAAATCTAACCAGGGCCTGATGGAGTTTGTGGAGATGTTTAAGGCACCAATCAAGGTGCTGCATCCTCTGCTGACGGCGACCCAGGAGGGCAACTACAACGGAACCGAAGGTCTGTCGGCCCTGCCCTTTGACGGGATCATCCTGGCTCACTCTAACGAGTCGGAATGGCAACACTTCAGGAACAACAAGAACAATGAGGCATTCCTGGACAGGGTCTTCATCGTCAAGGTTCCTTACTGCCTGCGCTGCTCTGAAGAAGTTAAGATTTACGAGAAGCTGCTGCGCAACTCCGAGCTGACCGATGCCAAGTGTGCCCCGGGAACTCTCAAGCTTTTGGCCAACTTCTCTGTGCTGTCACGCCTGAAGAACCCTGAGAACTCCAGCATCTATTCCAAGATGCGAGTCTATGATGGTGAAAGCCTCAAAGACACGGATCCCAAGGCAAAATCCTACCAGGAGTACCGTGACTTCTCCGGCATCGATGAGGGAATGAACGGCCTTTCGACCCGCTTTGCCTTTAAGATCCTGTCGCGGGTATTTAACTTCGATCACACCGAGGTTGCCGCCAACCCGGTTCACCTCTTCTATGTGCTGGAGCAGCAGATCGAACGTGAGCAGTTCCCTCAGGAGACCCATGATCGTTACCTGGAGTTCATCAAGGGTTATCTGACGCCCAAGTATGTGGAGTTTATCGGCAAAGAGATCCAGACCGCCTACCTTGAGTCCTACTCAGAGTACGGTCAGAACATCTTTGATCGCTATGTGACCTATGCCGACTTCTGGATCCAGGATCAGGAGTATCGCGATCCGGAAACCGGGCAGCTATTTGACCGGGCGGCACTGAACAACGAGCTGGAGAAAATTGAGAAGCCAGCCGGGATCAGCAACCCGAAAGACTTCCGCAACGAGATAGTCAACTTCGTGCTGCGTGCCCGCGCCAACAACGCAGGTAAGAATCCGAAGTGGACCAGCTATGAAAAGCTCAGAACCGTGATCGAGAAGAAGATGTTCTCCAACACAGAAGAGCTGTTGCCGGTGATCTCCTTCAACTCCAAGACCTCGACCGAAGAGCAGAAGAAGCACGACGATTTTGTAGCTCGCATGATGGAAAAAGGGTATACCCGCAAGCAGGTTCGCCTCCTCTCCGACTGGTATCTGCGTGTGCGTAAATCATCCTGA
- a CDS encoding YeaH/YhbH family protein, with product MAHFIDRRLNGKNKSAVNRQRFIRRHKQQIKKAISDAVTKRSVQDLENGESVGIPTRDISEPVFHQGQGGERERAHPGNDKFTPGDRIDRPQGGQGQGSGEGQASNQGEGDDDFVFQISKDEYLDLLFDDLELPNLQQNQLNKLVEYKTFRAGFTADGVPANINIVRSLQNSLARRVALQSGKRRRLRELEELLSEQKKNGADVTEIEAIESEIEDLKRRIGAVPFIDTFDLRYNNFVKRPVPSTQAVMFCLMDVSGSMDQATKDMAKRFYLLLYLFLTRTYENVEIVFIRHHTQAKEVDEHEFFYSQETGGTIVSSALKLMIEVMEERYPADQWNIYAAQASDGDNWADDSPLCRELLTKQIMPFVRYFNYIEITNRAHQTLWHEYETVAQEYPSFAMEHIRQQEDIYPVFRELYKKQSVKAAS from the coding sequence ATGGCGCATTTTATTGACCGCCGGCTTAATGGTAAGAATAAGAGTGCTGTCAACCGACAGCGCTTTATTCGCCGCCATAAGCAGCAGATCAAAAAAGCGATCTCCGATGCTGTGACCAAGCGTAGCGTCCAGGATCTGGAGAATGGAGAGAGTGTCGGGATCCCAACCCGCGACATCTCCGAGCCAGTCTTCCACCAGGGCCAGGGGGGTGAGCGCGAGCGTGCTCACCCCGGCAATGACAAGTTCACCCCGGGCGATCGGATCGATCGTCCCCAGGGTGGTCAGGGTCAGGGCTCAGGTGAAGGACAGGCCAGTAATCAGGGTGAAGGTGACGATGACTTCGTATTTCAGATCTCCAAGGATGAATACCTGGATCTATTATTCGATGATCTGGAGCTACCGAACCTGCAACAAAACCAGCTGAATAAGTTGGTTGAATACAAGACCTTCCGGGCTGGCTTTACCGCCGACGGGGTACCGGCCAACATCAATATTGTTCGCTCTTTGCAAAACTCCCTGGCGCGACGGGTAGCTCTGCAGTCCGGCAAACGCCGACGCCTGCGAGAGCTCGAAGAGCTGTTGTCTGAGCAAAAGAAAAATGGCGCAGATGTTACCGAAATTGAAGCGATAGAGAGTGAGATCGAGGATCTGAAGCGACGCATCGGCGCGGTGCCTTTTATCGACACCTTTGATCTTCGCTACAACAACTTTGTGAAGCGGCCAGTCCCCTCCACCCAGGCAGTGATGTTCTGCCTGATGGATGTCTCCGGCTCGATGGATCAGGCGACCAAGGATATGGCGAAGCGTTTTTATCTGCTGCTCTATCTGTTCCTGACCCGCACCTATGAGAATGTTGAGATCGTATTTATCCGCCACCACACCCAGGCCAAAGAGGTGGATGAGCATGAGTTTTTCTACTCACAGGAAACCGGTGGCACCATAGTTTCCAGCGCTCTGAAACTGATGATCGAGGTGATGGAGGAGCGCTACCCGGCCGATCAGTGGAACATCTATGCCGCCCAGGCATCGGATGGCGATAACTGGGCCGATGACTCTCCCCTGTGCCGGGAGCTTCTGACCAAGCAGATCATGCCGTTTGTTCGTTATTTTAACTATATCGAGATCACCAACCGGGCCCATCAGACCCTGTGGCATGAATATGAGACTGTGGCTCAGGAATATCCAAGCTTTGCCATGGAGCACATTCGTCAGCAGGAAGATATCTATCCGGTGTTCCGCGAGCTCTATAAGAAACAGAGCGTCAAGGCAGCCTCGTAA